In Pelosinus sp. UFO1, one genomic interval encodes:
- a CDS encoding glycoside hydrolase, with protein MMTISNEKFTAQKDRRKFIRVVIQIIIILAVIAICITTFFTLRAYKTFTPQNTKISGDKGFITLAYFGVERIGNQNLIGVERLHEHLQALKDLGYVTITQQDVLNYYQSGKNLPEKSLLLIFEDGRRDTAIFSQKILEEMNFKATMLTYPEKFEKKDTKFLMPEELIELEKSTFWEMGTNGYRLAFINVFDRYNNYLGELDPLEHAKVAPYLGRKYNHYLMDYIRDEYGIPKESYTKMKSRIAYDYETLRDIYTKSIGYVPGMYILMHSNTGSFGNNDKVSAVNEYWIKNLFKMNFNREGFSFNQRNSSIYDLTRMQPQAYWYTNHLLMRIKYDNNQDLEFVKGDLNKQKSWETLKGALEIKEETMILSSLPKDKGLLRLKNSSDFDDMKLSVMLKGNKLGLQKIYLRADENLNRFLSVHILNNVLYVTQKNGDSEKELFKLNLDKHDGKESLSIPEDKKAAEMRELETFVKYANSAEKAKIYSERLKDKNLENAATVTAGAEEYIPDLSVHAKGDRNVSLSLKGDKISIMIDGKDAVKDLQVFNTKAGAVYLETAWGGYGWSQRNLADDVYDGVFEKLVITENTGAEKEKILFDSSLHGLDAVEFKLKKLWETLINWFIVNL; from the coding sequence ATGATGACGATATCAAATGAAAAATTCACTGCCCAAAAAGACAGAAGAAAATTTATACGTGTCGTGATACAAATTATTATCATCCTTGCAGTGATTGCTATTTGTATAACAACTTTTTTTACCCTAAGAGCGTATAAAACTTTTACGCCACAAAATACAAAAATTTCAGGAGATAAAGGCTTTATTACTCTTGCCTATTTTGGTGTAGAACGAATAGGCAACCAAAACCTAATTGGAGTGGAGCGTTTGCATGAACATTTGCAAGCGCTAAAAGATTTAGGTTATGTAACTATCACACAACAAGATGTTTTAAATTACTATCAATCAGGAAAAAACTTGCCCGAGAAATCATTACTTTTGATTTTTGAAGACGGCAGGAGAGATACTGCAATTTTTTCGCAAAAGATTTTGGAAGAAATGAATTTTAAAGCTACAATGCTGACATATCCGGAAAAGTTTGAGAAAAAAGATACTAAATTTTTAATGCCAGAAGAACTAATAGAACTTGAAAAGTCAACTTTTTGGGAAATGGGTACCAATGGATACCGACTTGCATTTATTAACGTATTTGATCGATACAATAATTATCTAGGAGAATTAGATCCATTGGAGCACGCTAAAGTTGCGCCTTATTTAGGACGTAAATACAATCATTATTTAATGGATTATATTCGTGACGAATACGGTATTCCAAAAGAGAGCTATACCAAGATGAAAAGCCGTATTGCTTATGACTATGAAACCCTGCGAGATATTTATACTAAATCAATCGGGTATGTACCTGGAATGTACATTCTAATGCATTCCAATACAGGGAGTTTCGGCAATAATGATAAAGTAAGTGCTGTAAATGAATATTGGATTAAAAATTTGTTTAAGATGAACTTCAACAGAGAAGGCTTTTCCTTCAATCAGAGAAACAGTAGTATTTATGACTTAACAAGGATGCAGCCACAGGCGTACTGGTACACGAATCATTTGCTAATGCGTATAAAATACGATAATAATCAAGACTTAGAATTTGTCAAAGGCGATTTGAATAAACAAAAATCATGGGAAACTCTTAAAGGGGCACTAGAAATCAAAGAGGAAACTATGATCTTGAGCTCTTTGCCAAAAGACAAAGGTTTGTTGCGCTTAAAGAATAGCAGTGATTTTGATGACATGAAACTTTCCGTAATGTTGAAGGGAAATAAACTTGGTTTACAGAAAATATATCTTAGAGCAGATGAAAATTTGAATCGATTCTTATCTGTACATATTCTCAATAATGTTTTATATGTTACGCAGAAAAATGGCGATTCCGAAAAAGAACTATTTAAATTAAATTTAGATAAACATGATGGTAAAGAAAGCCTGTCAATCCCTGAAGATAAAAAAGCGGCTGAAATGCGGGAGCTAGAAACTTTCGTAAAATATGCTAATTCTGCTGAGAAGGCAAAGATTTACTCAGAACGATTAAAAGATAAAAACCTAGAAAACGCTGCCACAGTGACAGCGGGCGCAGAGGAATATATACCTGACCTCAGTGTTCATGCAAAAGGCGATCGTAATGTATCACTCTCTCTCAAGGGAGATAAGATAAGTATTATGATAGATGGTAAAGATGCTGTAAAGGATTTACAAGTGTTTAATACCAAAGCGGGTGCTGTTTACCTTGAAACGGCATGGGGCGGTTATGGCTGGAGTCAAAGAAATTTGGCGGATGATGTATATGACGGTGTATTTGAAAAACTAGTTATTACAGAAAATACGGGTGCCGAGAAAGAAAAGATTTTATTTGACAGCAGTCTGCACGGACTTGATGCCGTCGAATTTAAACTTAAGAAGTTATGGGAAACGCTTATAAACTGGTTTATTGTCAACTTGTAA
- a CDS encoding aspartyl-phosphate phosphatase Spo0E family protein, protein MDEVQKIEQIIEELRTRLHGQAKGKCLTDPEVVKASQELNKMLNEYERLLTKKCKLEP, encoded by the coding sequence ATGGATGAGGTACAAAAAATCGAGCAGATAATTGAAGAATTACGTACTCGATTACATGGACAAGCGAAAGGGAAATGTCTTACTGATCCTGAAGTCGTGAAAGCGAGTCAAGAGCTTAACAAGATGTTAAATGAATATGAGCGGTTATTAACAAAAAAATGTAAGTTAGAGCCATAA
- a CDS encoding PilW family protein, translated as MNFKNNKGYTLIGLIIGMAIFSIIASGMLELFIASNRIYQNTIHQAEVIPIINTTLSLISEELKFSTITNLSGNKKKIDYTYNVYENIGAQMKLTEEPRCIYFDDSTKKIVFTRNAVVANIINSQNIQNVSFEQVGTTKNYIVRILFNSSGKDDDITITSNIMTGGI; from the coding sequence ATGAATTTTAAAAATAATAAAGGATATACACTAATAGGGCTTATTATTGGTATGGCAATTTTTAGTATTATAGCGTCTGGTATGTTAGAACTCTTTATAGCTTCAAATAGAATTTATCAAAATACCATACACCAAGCTGAAGTAATACCAATTATAAATACAACTCTATCGCTAATTTCAGAGGAATTAAAGTTTTCTACCATAACAAATTTATCTGGAAACAAGAAAAAAATAGACTATACATATAACGTTTATGAAAATATAGGGGCACAAATGAAGCTTACTGAAGAGCCTCGATGTATCTATTTTGACGACAGTACTAAAAAAATTGTATTTACTCGGAATGCCGTTGTGGCAAATATTATAAATTCGCAAAACATCCAGAATGTGAGTTTTGAACAAGTAGGTACTACCAAGAATTATATAGTGAGAATACTATTCAATTCATCTGGTAAAGATGACGATATTACTATCACCAGTAACATTATGACAGGTGGAATATAA
- a CDS encoding glycosyl hydrolase family 18 protein: protein MGSIFCKFLKATIVASVFLILIGCNYSSQSAVNAVAKEPTKRAAWLAYWDLDAGEKDLEKIGDKLNKLSYFGAYFDKNDCLFIPKELSDKRMELKKKKEKYETYLTFVNDKQNLDGSVVVKDIEVLRRLFLDETSMEKHIDEIIALTLQGGYDGIEIDYEKIWKDEKVGQSFLKFTDKLYEAALKNNLKLRLVLEPSAPFSSAEFSKGPEYVVMLYNLYGLHSAPGPKANKEFIQKMLKRMEALPGEKTVAFSTGGCLWGDNGEKRFLTEVEAKTLAVTYGVETKRDEESQCVVFEYKDMGVTYQVWYADVKTLNYWIAIAKEQGENSISLWRFGGNVDINKIL from the coding sequence GTGGGCAGCATATTTTGTAAATTTTTAAAAGCAACTATAGTTGCATCTGTCTTTCTTATCTTAATAGGCTGTAATTATAGTAGTCAATCTGCTGTAAATGCAGTGGCAAAAGAACCAACGAAAAGAGCGGCATGGTTAGCTTACTGGGATTTAGATGCCGGGGAAAAGGATTTAGAAAAGATCGGAGATAAACTGAATAAACTCTCTTATTTTGGCGCATATTTTGACAAAAACGATTGCCTATTCATACCAAAAGAACTTAGTGATAAAAGAATGGAACTAAAAAAGAAGAAAGAAAAATATGAGACGTATCTTACTTTTGTCAATGACAAGCAAAATCTTGATGGATCGGTTGTAGTGAAAGATATAGAAGTTCTTCGCAGGCTATTTTTGGATGAGACGTCTATGGAGAAACATATTGATGAAATCATTGCGTTGACTTTGCAAGGCGGATATGATGGCATTGAAATTGACTATGAAAAAATATGGAAAGACGAAAAAGTCGGACAGTCCTTCTTGAAATTTACAGATAAACTTTATGAAGCAGCCCTGAAAAATAATTTAAAACTAAGGCTTGTACTGGAACCAAGTGCCCCTTTCTCTTCCGCCGAATTTTCCAAAGGACCAGAATATGTAGTTATGCTTTATAATCTTTACGGATTGCATAGTGCTCCAGGGCCGAAGGCCAATAAGGAATTTATTCAAAAAATGTTGAAAAGGATGGAAGCTTTGCCTGGTGAAAAAACAGTAGCATTTTCAACGGGCGGTTGCCTATGGGGTGACAATGGTGAAAAAAGATTTTTGACGGAAGTAGAAGCAAAAACCCTTGCAGTGACATATGGTGTTGAAACCAAAAGGGATGAAGAGAGCCAATGCGTAGTGTTTGAGTATAAAGATATGGGGGTTACATATCAAGTCTGGTATGCTGATGTGAAAACTCTAAATTACTGGATCGCTATCGCTAAGGAACAAGGGGAAAATAGCATCAGCTTATGGCGTTTTGGCGGCAATGTAGACATTAACAAAATACTATAA